A region of Anopheles merus strain MAF chromosome 2R, AmerM5.1, whole genome shotgun sequence DNA encodes the following proteins:
- the LOC121603567 gene encoding kinase suppressor of Ras 2, which translates to MMMANNNSGDVKTAPGDGGGGGDDGGGGGGGGGGGGGPGGGGSGGSDSAGGDNSEVNIRRGLDVIQSMIDISADRLEGLRTQCATSAELTQQEIRTLETKLVKLFSDLLITKSKLPERLPAQGLPATGNELKQWLRVVGLSCASLNAVIQQVSTLEGLLEKDEKELRTIMDNNVYVREEEMKRLTRACGNLRRCREHLELPATDGGVSRKGTEPHDLFWDSWDRQPACHRTSPRVNRSLGKCSKQSAVAIAAAAAAASSYQHSQQQRHNNGPGMPGEAMGSTSNTSPQTDDGGSSLSLATTQHVEGAALLNPQHAISPDEASTSGCTPSPSPPNSPSNVQLHNKQNRRGFPTTPPPRKKHQTALLSFASGGGGGASSSASSVCSPATATVSSTVASTNSTTVTASSGASSGTAGGSATDANTALTKSKSHESQFGNGQGQGNGLAGNSVASGPNNNNNSSHANNNNSINHINNNIPSTVVLLGESSLTTTTSAGMLIGSGGGSGTNNGGTFVSQQQQRLMGNGSANRMGTFPRSRLHTEPTLTGSSGGGGGGGGGGTSNVLSTGGDHHHHHHHQQQQHHHHHQPPQYHHHHYHHHLQQQQQQGGGSAASAGMLSETGGEYGGDPGVPPHPTGYSSSAVPPKSPCTPIITRGMGHMIQHRFTKKFKVTKSTCDLCNKQMFFGFKCTECKYRCHKDCKSNVPPSCGLPQEFVDEFKKSLQSDTLLPTSVSPNIGRGGGSAGGGGGGGGIMYGGGRGDAGKLSGGIGRGPMHAIHACGGGPDSSSAGSSCNSSSPSSPALLSLPPQTPATSKYSQFNFPEVPNSIGGGGGGGGNGGSLMMMNYASSMGGGGSGGGITIETHPIGGGAGGAGGLGGSLGSSGVYTMDTSVEIPKLQFSDDHSVPGGGEDKTGSASATSTDSSSDRTPIRLDSTEERDHESSWPRQNSLSLKEWDIPYDDLHLKEKIGNGRFGTVHRALWHGDVAVKLLKEDYVADERTLEAFKLEVATFKKTRHENVVLFMGACMKPPRLAIVTSLCKGNTLFTHIHLRKDKFNLNRTTLVAQQISQGMGYLHARGIVHKDLKTKNIFLENGKVIITDFGLFSATKLLYCDLGLGIPGGWLCYLAPELMRNLTPYRPIEGDLPFSKTSDIYAFGTVWYELLCGEFPFKSQPAESIIWQVGRGMKQTLANLQASRDVKDILIQCWSHNSEDRPDFAKLLTQLERLPKKRLARSPSHPVQLSRSAESVF; encoded by the exons atgatgatggccaACAATAATTCCGGTGATGTGAAAACCGCACCAggtgacggtggtggtggtggtgatgatggaggaggaggtggaggtggaggtggtggtggtggtggccctggcggtggcggcagtgGTGGTAGTGACAGTGCCGGAGGAGATAACAGTGAGGTGAATATCCGGCGCGGGCTGGATGTGATACAGAGCATGATCGATATATCGGCGGATCGGCTCGAGGGCTTGCGGACGCAGTGTGCGACGAGCGCCGAGCTGACCCAGCAGGAAATCCGCACGCTCGAGACGAAGCTGGTGAAGCTGTTTTCCGATCTGCTGATTACGAAATCGAAGCTTCCGGAGCGGCTGCCCGCCCAGGGCCTTCCCGCCACCGGGAACGAACTCAAGCAATGGCTCAGAGTTGTTG GTCTGAGCTGTGCATCACTTAATGCTGTGATACAACAGGTCAGCACGCTGGAGGGACTGCTGGAAAAGGACGAGAAGGAGCTGCGGACAATCATGGACAACAACGTGTACGTCCGGGAGGAGGAAATGAAGCGGCTGACGCGCGCCTGCGGCAATCTGCGGCGGTGCCGCGAGCATCTTGAACTTCCCGCCACCGACGGTGGCGTGAGCCGCAAGGGCACCGAACCGCACGATCTCTTCTGGGACTCCTGGGACCGCCAGCCGGCCTGCCACCGGACGTCGCCGCGCGTGAACCGCTCGCTGGGCAAGTGCAGTAAGCAGAGTGCCGTTGCTATCGCCGCAGCCGCCGCAGCCGCCTCAAGCTACCAGCACagtcagcagcagcgccacaACAATGGCCCGGGAATGCCGGGCGAAGCGATGGGCTCCACCAGCAACACCAGCCCACAGACGGACGATGGCGGCAGCTCGCTGTCGCTCGCCACAACCCAGCACGTGGAGGGCGCGGCGCTGCTAAACCCACAGCACGCCATCTCGCCCGACGAAGCCTCGACCAGCGGCTGCACTCCCTCGCCATCGCCACCGAACTCACCCTCCAACGTGCAGCTGCACAACAAGCAGAATCGACGAGGCTTTCCCACGACACCGCCGCCGAGGAAGAAACACCAGACGGCGCTGCTCTCCTTCGCTTCCGGTGGGGGCGGTGGCGCCTCCTCGTCCGCTTCCTCCGTCTGCTCCCCGGCAACGGCGACCGTTTCATCGACTGTGGCCAGCACGAACAGCACCACCGTGACGGCAAGTTCGGGCGCCAGTTCTGGCACTGCCGGAGGATCGGCGACGGACGCGAACACGGCGCTGACAAAGTCAAAGTCCCACGAATCGCAATTCGGCAACGGCCAGGGGCAAGGCAATGGTCTGGCGGGCAACAGTGTGGCCAGTGGaccgaacaacaacaacaacagcagccacgcgaacaacaacaatagcattaaccacatcaacaacaacattccaTCGACGGTGGTGTTGCTTGGCGAGAGTTCgctgaccaccaccaccagtgcgGGCATGCTGATCGGCAGTGGCGGTGGCTCCGGCACTAACAACGGAGGCACCTTCGtgtcccagcagcagcaacggttgATGGGCAATGGGAGCGCGAACCGCATGGGGACGTTTCCTCGCAGTCGGCTCCACACGGAGCCAACGCTGACCggcagcagtggtggtggtggtggtggtggtggcggtggaacCAGCAACGTCCTCAGCACCGGTGGtgaccaccatcaccaccatcatcaccagcagcagcagcatcatcatcaccatcagccaCCCCAgtaccatcatcaccattacCATCAtcacctgcagcagcagcaacagcagggaGGAGGCTCAGCGGCCAGCGCCGGCATGCTGTCGGAAACGGGCGGCGAGTACGGCGGTGATCCGGGCGTGCCGCCGCACCCAACCGGCTATTCCAGCTCGGCCGTCCCGCCCAAGTCGCCCTGCACGCCCATCATCACGCGCGGCATGGGTCACATGATACAGCATCGGTTTACGAAGAAGTTCAAGGTCACCAAAAGCACCTGCGACCTGTGCAACAAGCAGATGTTCTTCGGCTTCAAGTGTACCGAGTGCAAGTACCGCTGCCACAAGGATTGCAAGTCGAACGTGCCGCCTTCGTGCGGGCTGCCGCAAGAGTTTGTGGACGAGTTCAAGAAGTCGCTCCAGTCAGACACGCTGCTACCGACGAGCGTTTCGCCCAACATTGGCCGCGGTGGCGGCTCGGCTGGCGgtggaggcggcggcggcggcatcaTGTATGGTGGGGGTCGCGGTGACGCTGGCAAGCTGAGCGGAGGCATTGGTCGGGGTCCGATGCATGCCATCCATGCGTGCGGCGGCGGCCCGGACAGCAGTTCGGCCGGCTCCAGCTGCAACAGCTCGTCTCCCTCCAGCCCGGCGCTGCTTTCGTTGCCACCGCAAACACCCGCCACGTCCAAGTACTCGCAGTTCAACTTCCCCGAGGTGCCGAACAgcatcggcggcggcggcggtggaggCGGCAATGGCGGttcgctgatgatgatgaactaCGCCAGCTCGAtgggcggcggtggcagcggtGGCGGAATAACGATCGAAACGCACCCGATCGGGGGTGGGGCGGGTGGTGCGGGCGGACTGGGCGGAAGCCTCGGCAGCAGCGGCGTCTACACGATGGACACGAGCGTCGAGATACCGAAGCTGCAGTTCTCGGACGATCATAGCGTGCCGGGCGGAGGCGAGGACAAGACCGGTTCGGCCAGCGCGACCAGCACCGACTCGTCGTCCGACCGCACCCCGATACGGCTCGACTCGACCGAGGAGCGTGACCACGAGAGCAGCTGGCCGCGGCAGAACTCGCTCTCGCTGAAGGAGTGGGACATCCCGTACGACGATCTGCACCTGAAGGAGAAGATCGGCAACGGGCGCTTCGGCACCGTGCATCGGGCGCTCTGGCACGGCGACGTGGCCGTGAAGCTGCTGAAGGAGGACTACGTAGCGGACGAGCGGACGCTGGAAGCGTTCAAGCTCGAGGTGGCCACGTTCAAGAAGACGCGCCACGAAAACGTGGTGCTGTTCATGGGCGCCTGCATGAAGCCGCCCCGGCTCGCGATCGTCACGTCGCTCTGCAAGGGCAACACGCTCTTCACGCACATCCATCTGCGCAAGgacaagttcaacttgaaccGCACCACGCTGGTGGCGCAACAGATCTCGCAGGGCATGGGCTACCTGCACGCGCGCGGCATCGTCCACAAGGACCTGAAGACGAAGAACATCTTCCTGGAGAACGGCAAGGTGATCATCACCGACTTCGGTCTGTTCAGCGCCACCAAGCTGCTGTACTGCGATCTCGGCCTCGGCATCCCCGGCGGCTGGTTGTGCTATCTGGCGCCGGAGCTGATGCGCAACCTGACGCCGTACCGGCCGATCGAGGGCGACCTGCCGTTCTCGAAAACGTCCGACATCTACGCGTTCGGCACCGTCTGGTACGAGCTGCTGTGCGGTGAGTTCCCGTTCAAGTCGCAGCCGGCCGAATCGATCATCTGGCAGGTCGGCCGGGGCATGAAGCAAACGCTGGCCAATCTGCAGGCCTCGAGGGACGTGAAGGACATACTGATCCAGTGCTGGAGCCACAATTCCGAGGACAGGCCCGACTTTGCCAAGCTGCTGACGCAGCTCGAGCGGCTGCCGAAGAAGCGGCTCGCCCGCTCGCCCTCCCATCCGGTGCAGCTGTCCCGGTCGGCGGAATCGGTATTCTAG
- the LOC121603569 gene encoding retinal homeobox protein Rx-like yields the protein MNCYGGVSVTGTNYGDSTVAARGSSCILENAAAVGAQTEQYHDNKAASSVWYNVVPPPTGCPVPNDALPLGGSAASDGGTSGVIEPSCSNVSPSISSDPSGRYYDEAGELSITTGHPHHHHHHHTQQHHTHHHQFSNNRLLMGEHRSPLIYEGSNVELGFGGLNIEGESGTSGAAATSVDKKVRHGGVKDRFLMSNLLQLNSTSSTADSSRTMMPPGSPSSPVDKDDLEDSPTHKTDLSMRTKSCTLKKPRRNRTTFTTNQLTALEKIFEKTHYPDAFVREELANKVGLSEARVQVWFQNRRAKFRRNERSAQSSGGGSSASKGEDFFHPGAIPPSATSGGLAGFAGVVDKPDSGPYSLSFSTLSSIFSPVVSQLQHHHAHHHPAPGSVRAGGQFYTAYKPQHDEAANFCSQSYQFPSLKYLNNLQQT from the exons ATGAATTGCTACGGTGGTGTGTCAGTGACGGGGACGAACTACGGTGACAGCACGGTGGCAGCGAGAGGGTCAAGCTGTATCCTGGAAAATGCTGCCGCAGTGGGTGCACAGACTGAACAGTATCATGATAATAAAGCTGCTAGCAGTGTGTGGTACAATGTGGTTCCACCGCCGACGGGTTGTCCTGTGCCCAACGATGCCTTACCATTGGGCGGCAGTGCGGCCAGTGACGGTGGCACGTCGGGAGTGATCGAACCAAGCTGTAGCAATGTATCTCCGTCCATCTCCTCCGACCCAAGTGGCCGCTATTATGACGAGGCTGGTGAGCTATCGATAACCACGGgacatcctcatcatcatcatcatcatcatactcAGCAGCATCatacgcatcatcatcagtttAGTAACAATCGATTGTTGATGGGTGAGCATCGATCGCCACTGATCTATGAAGGCAGCAATGTGGAGCTTGGATTCGGTGGCTTAAACATCGAAGGCGAGAGTGGCACgtccggtgctgctgctacgagTGTGGATAAGAAAGTGCGCCACGGTGGTGTGAAGGATCGGTTTTTGATGAGCAATCTGTTGCAGCTAAACAGCACATCCAGCACAGCGGACAGTTCGAGGACGATGATGCCGCCGGGATCACCGAGCTCACCGGTGGATAAAGATG ATCTGGAAGACAGTCCAACACACAAGACCGACCTGTCGATGAGGACAAAGTCGTGCACGCTGAAAAAGCCTCGACGCAATCGGACCACCTTCACCACCAACCAGCTCACGGCGTTGGagaaaattttcgaaaaaactcACTACCCGGACGCGTTCGTGCGGGAGGAGCTGGCGAACAAGGTCGGGCTTAGTGAGGCTCGCGTACAG GTTTGGTTCCAGAACCGGAGGGCAAAGTTTCGTCGCAATGAGCGTAGCGCACAGTCATCGGGCGGTGGCAGTAGTGCTAGCAAGGGAGAAGATTTCTTCCATCCTGGCGCAATACCGCCTTCAGCGACAAGCGGTGGACTTGCTGGGTTTGCGGGGGTTGTAGACAAACCGGACAGTGGCCCATACTCGCTGTCCTTTTCTACGCTTAGTTCCATCTTTTCGCCGGTCGTTTCACAGCTGCAGCACCATCATGCACATCACCATCCCGCGCCGGGTAGTGTTCGTGCTGGTGGACAGTTCTATACGGCCTACAAACCCCAGCACGATGAGGCAGCAAACTTCTGCAGCCAGTCGTACCAGTTTCCGagcttaaaatatttaaacaatttgcaaCAAACCTAA
- the LOC121603570 gene encoding AP-3 complex subunit mu-2 — protein MIHSLFIVNSSGDVFLEKHWRSVVSRTCVSYFLDVHRESANNVPPVLSTPHHYLVSIQRNGISLVAACKQEFPPLFVIEFLHRVVDTFEDYFSECNENVIKENYVIVYELLDEMLDNGFPLATECNILKELIKPPNILRTIANSVTGKSNISGTLPSGQLSAIPWRRTGVKYTNNEAYFDVVEEVDAIIDKNGQTIFAEIQGYIDCCIKLSGMPDLSLSFMNPRLFDDVSFHPCVRFKRWESERILSFIPPDGNFRLMSYHVGSQSIVAIPIYVRHNLVLRSGEQSRLDITVGPKTTMGRTVEGVKLDICMPKAVTNCSLVVNQGKYTYDTVNKVLHWDIGRIDAAKLPNIRGTVSVAATNSTLETTIDRVHFTISQLAVSGLKVNRLDMYGEKYKPFKGVKYVTKAGKFQIRM, from the exons ATGATACACAGCTTGTTCATAGTCAACAGCAGCGG GGATGTATTTTTAGAGAAACATTGGCGCAGTGTTGTATCGCGCACCTGCGTGTCCTACTTTCTCGATGTTCACCGTGAATCGGCCAAC AACGTACCACCAGTGCTGTCCACGCCTCACCACTACCTCGTATCGATTCAGCGTAACGGAATCTCGCTGGTGGCCGCCTGCAAGCAGGAGTTTCCGCCACTTTTCGTGATCGAGTTTCTGCACCGTGTGGTGGACACGTTTGAGGACTATTTTTCCGAGTGCAATGAGAATGTAATAAAGGAAAACTACGTGATCGTGTACGAGCTGTTGGACGAAATGCTGGACAACGGGTTCCCGCTCGCGACCGAGTGCAACATACTGAAGGAGCTTATAAAACCACCGAACATTCTGCGCACCATCGCCAATTCGGTCACGGGAAAATCCAA TATCAGCGGTACACTTCCGTCGGGACAGCTGTCCGCGATACCATGGAGACGCACGGGCGTGAAGTACACCAACAACGAAGCATACTTTGATGTTGTCGAAGAGGTTGATGCCATCATCGACAAGAACGGACAAACGATCTTTGCTGAGATACAAGGCTAT ATCGATTGCTGCATTAAACTCAGCGGTATGCCGGATTTGTCTCTTTCGTTCATGAATCCGCGTCTCTTCGACGACGTTTCGTTCCATCCGTGCGTCCGCTTCAAGCGCTGGGAATCGGAACGTATTCTTTCCTTCATTCCACCCGACGGTAACTTCCGGCTGATGTCGTACCATGTCGGGTCTCAGAGTATCGTAGCCATTCCGATCTACGTGCGGCACAATCTGGTGCTGCGTTCGGGAGAACAGTCCCGATTAGACATTACCGTCGGTCCAAAGACGACAATGGGTCGCACGGTTGAGG GTGTTAAGCTGGACATTTGCATGCCCAAAGCGGTCACAAACTGTTCGTTGGTGGTGAACCAGGGCAAGTACACGTACGACACGGTGAACAAAGTACTGCACTGGGACATTGGACGGATCGATGCGGCCAAACTGCCCAACATACGCGGCACG GTTTCTGTTGCTGCCACCAACTCGACGCTTGAAACGACGATCGACAG AGTACACTTCACCATCTCGCAGTTGGCCGTTTCGGGGCTGAAAGTGAACCGGCTGGACATGTACGGCGAAAAGTACAAACCCTTCAAGGGTGTAAAGTACGTGACAAAGGCAGGCAAGTTCCAAATACGTATGTAA